ACATTGAGAGCTTTCCTCCTAAGTCAGTCCAATGCAACAGTGTCTAAACAGTACTAATAGAAAAATCAGTTCCTTTCTCATCATCTTGAGAAAAGGTGATGAGCCCATCATCTTTTTGGTTGGCTTTTAGCCAACAGCTGAAAGCCCATCAGCTTTGATAACTGGTCTATGTTGCTATTGTAAATCCACCAGGTCTCCACTGAATCCTGAGGGTAGGTGACGCCTGAGCTGccaaaatggaaagggaaaatgagagcaagcaggagaagcagagagcttTTTGGAGACTTTCAGGGCTTTCTTCTAGTTCCTGAAGGGAAAGGTAATATTCTCAAGAGTATTTTTAACCCTTCAGATCACCTGAaagcatccctccttccctccacctgGCGCAAAAGATCGGGTTAGGATGGCCATTAGCAATTTGGTAGTTACCAGTGCAGAGCAAAGATGAGTGAGATGAGGAGCACAGAGGTCAGATCTGTCAGGATCCACATGATGTTGTACTGCTGCGGAGTCTGGAAGAGAACAACAGAGGATGTGTCCACCACCAAGGACCCCAAAATATGCAAAAAACTTGCTCAAGCTCTTTGTTGCTGCTCAAATATGCCCATTTGGCTGCCTGGTTTGCATGTGCAGTAACATCCCTCAGGTGTTTAAAGCATTTGGTGGCATTTCAAAGTGGCCACTCACTAGTGGGTGTTGGTGCCAAATCATCACCCTTCATTAAAACAGGGCTGTTGTGTGTCCAAGATGATTGTACCACATCACAATGAATATAACAGGGAACTCTTGTTTGTACAGGCAGACCCTTTATTTCCCTCTGTTTCCCTCTAACATTAATGTCAACTGGTGGCATCTCATTTTCCCTGGCAAAACTGTCCTTTAGTGAACACCACAGAGGGTCTGGGGTGGCTCCTGCTTTAGGTCTAAGAGCATCTGAAGATTCATCCTTAGGCTGGACCTCCACCCACCCTCAGAATGGACTAAAACACTGTAGCTGTCTGGATGGGAGCACCGTAAAATCTACTTCAAGAGTGTGAAACCAGTTATTCAAAGTAGTAAACTTTAGACTCTGGTGGGAACAGTGCCCCAGGTGGTCCTTAACCCCACTGGTTGTCCAAGGTAGACTAGGGAATAGACaaatcatgtgaaaaaaaatcctcctagCAAGGAAGGGTTATTTCTACGGTTGTTTCCCTCGGGCTTGTGGAACGAGACCAAATTTGAGAAGGGCAGTGGGAAGCCCTGAGAAATGAAGAACAACTGACATCAATAAGGTGTTTCAAAAGCTCAGAAATGTAAATCCTCGTGCATCAGTTTGTGCCCGGAAAGGCACTTCCTTTCTCCCCACACAAGTCTGACTTCTTTAACCTCATCTCAAGCCCTAAGTTGCAAATCCTAATGAGCAGTGTGCTTCTACCTCAGccaagagaaaggaggagaagggtaTGGTGATACCTGGAGTGGCTCAGAGATTCCAGGTAAGCCAGGTTTCCACTCAGGCCCTTTTCATGCAAAGGGCCTTTTATCCATGTATGAACTGGCTCATGGTCTCCAAAGATAACCATGAACATCCCAACTCTAGTTCCTACTCCGGGAGGTGGATGATTTTCACTTACCATAAGGAATAGTGGCTGGCTGAGGTTCTTCAGCGTGTGGACGGCATTGGTGGTCACAGAGTGTGCCCCAGAGCACCACGCCAAGGAGAAAAGCCATGGCTCATTGACCACATAGAGGTTGGTGGTGATGTTTACCTTAGCATATGTCCTTTAAAAGACCAAAAAGCAATAGGCTTCATTAAGAAAGGCAAGGAGGTTAGTACTTCCTTTGCGCTGAATCAAGGAGAGACAGCAATTTTCTGCAGGAAATGCTTGCTTTGGGACCTAGGTAAGGAATAGAAAGGAAAGTCAACCAGCCAATAATCGATAGTTCACAACTGGCCAATGCAGAATAGCTGATCTGCTGGAAGCAAATGCAGTTAAAATGTCCAAAAGGTCAAAACTTTGTTTACCCTTCTGCCATACAGATCAGTGTGATGATGCGTTTGTAATCTCCCAATAGTGTGTTCAAAACCACCTTGAAGCTAGCTACTCGTTTGTTATTTTTGCTACACCAATTGATCATTTTTCAAGTTCTTATAAACTATTGAAACTTAATATGAAGTAAGCTCATACTCTATATACTGGAAAAGGAATGTATCATCAATATCAGCATTTGCAAATCTACCCAGGATCTACCCAAATGGATCTACCTAGGATTTTACATCCGGAAAGAATTATCATTGAGAAAGCATGAACACTACTGTCATCCAAAGgattaaactttttcttttctttttttttttagttagattTCATTGTTTTTGTGCACGGGAAAGAGCAAAAAATTCTATTTATAAAAGGACAGTTGGACAGGTAagactggtttttctttttttttttttcttttttttttccttttttttttatatgagagAATCATTTTGAAAACTTCTGCAATAAATGTGGAGCCTTCCACTGGAGAGATGACATTTTCAGCATGTCACAAACTACAGAGTACTGGCAGTGACAGAGACAAGAAATGAATTCTCCAAAACACCAGCTACAGGAGGGTGATGGTCTCACCACAGCACTATGCACTCACACTGATGGTTGTCAAAAGCCATGGGATGTTAAATAATTGTTCGTTGTCCATGGTTCGGTGTTGGTAGAACTGGGGATGGCATGAACAGAAAGACAAGAAATCAGGAGACAGCTGTGTTCTTTATTCAGAAGATCCTTAGATCCTGGTCAAGTAAATATGGACTTGGGGGCAAGGGGGTGATACCTCTCAGCCACACACATGGTCAACAGTAGGAGTGAACTGCAGTCCTGCACCCCCAAAAAATGCAACAGGAGTGGCCACTTGATCTAAAGGGGCTCTTCTCAAAATGCTATAGATCCTGGAGTTGGTCACTGGAGGGAGACATTGCCACACGTACGAGGCAAACAGACTCCAGAGGCAGTCCACTGACTACTTGAGGCTGAAACTGCAACCTACCGGATATCTTCACTGGACATTTCAGTGTAGGCCAGATTGAGTTTGACAATATTATCCATCAATAGGTCTTCAACTGGGGCCTTACTGCCCATTGTCTGCTGAAACCCGGGAGCAACAGACTGAACAAAGGACCTCATGTCGTTCTCCAGCCATAGGACCTGCAGGCAAGAAGAGGACCCAGTGAATTCCCAACGGACTTACTAATATGCCTTGCCCTTCACACAAACCCAGTAAAGATAATGTCTTGAGGGGCTTAACCCAGCCTGTCACATGACATGCTTCTTTCAAGGATCAAAGAACATCAGGATGCAGGGTTAAAACTTGCAAGTCACTTTGATcaagaaataaatattcactGTTCCTTGCTTATCAACTTAAAATCAGTGAATATGTTTCACCCAGCCTGACAAAAGATGCGGTgtttgaaatgaatgaaaagacaGCTTTGGGTTATGGGAAAGGcaacagaaaatattctgttctctCATTGTCCCAGCATGGGGGAAGAGATCTTCAGCAGACACAGATCACCATAACTCCCCGGACATCAACGGGTACAGAACCTGATCCACATGAGTTTTGCATTCATCCATTtccaggggaaggaggaaggcaaAGAAGGCTCCCGACTCcatgtattttaatttaagcCAGGAGGTTCTCTGCACTATATAAAATAAGCACGGGTGGCAGGGAATAGGCTGCCAATTATTACAATGATGAAAGGATGCTGTTTGGGGGGCTAAGGCATCAGCTGGTATATACGCTGACTtatttccctgtgctgctgtagCGTTATACCATTTTGTACCTCCTGAGGTACCAAAGGTAGGAAGATACTCCAAATGATGCCTCTTAAGCGAAACACAAGGGACCGGACTTTACGCAGGTGAAATCATGCAGGTTATGACCCCAAAGTCCCAATTCAGAGAGCAATAAAAAAGGGATATGGAGGGGTGATGCCACCCTACCAGATGGGGTCTAATCCCCGACTCATTGAGGATGACTTCCAGGGTTCTGTTGATCCATGAGTTCCTGTAAGGATGTTTCTCTGGAGGGCGGTAGAGATCAAATATCACAAGTTTATTCTGACTGTCTGCGAGGCGCAAGAAATTACTTAGCTTGTAAATTGACTGATTCATTGCCTGGTTTTGATCTGCCCTTGACAGTGAGCCCATGCATGAAAATGGTTTGTCCTAGAAATAAACAGATATAAAACAGGAAATCAATCAGGCATTCACCTCTGGGAGTCGGCTGCATGCAAAAAGCTCGTATCTCTGAGAGGGAAAAAGTTTGACATCAGCCCTCAGCAggtgatgatatttttttttgcttagctcTGCTACCTGAGAAACAGAGGAAATTAACCCAGGCTGTGACGACACTGCTTCTGGGACCCAAATTGCATAGTTCACAGCTAGCTCTGCTGTGCTTCTCTGTCCCACCGGGTTATCTGTGACTATTACACACAGCATCTTGCATAAGTAGCtcttgtcttcttcctccagcccgTGTGTTCTGTTGCTGCCATGATAAGGTGCCACAAGAACACCCAGCAGCCAATTCTTATAGGTCTCCTAAGCCTAACGGACAACTGGACAAAGCAAGGAGACCCCAGCTGAATAATTTCTTTGAGTTTTGGCTCAACCAGTAGTTCCTCTCCTAACATTCACGCTATTAAGTAGCAGACAGCCTGTGTCTCTTCCACATCCAGTTGATGATAGTCCTTTATGGCGCTCACCTTAAGGAACCACGTTCCAGCATTCAACTCCTGCAGAGTATCCCAGGAAAATAACGCGGCATTTTGAGCAGTGTCATTGGGGTAGACCTCCTTGATGTTAGTTGTCCTCCTCAAGGTGCTGTCATGCATGAGGAAAGGAACCCCATCATAGCTGTTGGAGAGCAAGAGTTCAGGTCACCTGGCGTGCAGGTTTGTTCATGGCATGAGCAGATTCATGCCAGGTGAGAAGAATATGTGGGCCACCGTGAATTCAGCCGTACGGCCTCCCTCAGCGCAGAGGGTGGAATAGGGAGGAAGGCTGAAGCTCAAGACACCAGGTTATTTCCAGCTTAAATATTGCTGGATGACCTTGGAGAAGTCATGCctatctgtgcctcagtttcctcagggGCAAACTGGAGATGGTGGCATTTATGCCTGCCAGCACCCCCCCAAAATAGATAATAACTTATGGTTGAAATCTTTTTTTGCTGACACCAAAGTGGTTCTATGGCTTTCAGAGGACTGAAGTCTAAATGGCTAGTGATGGAAAGGCAAAATTCTCTCCTCTACATTAGTAGAACACCTAAGCACTAGTATTTTTCTCATTCAGTGCCTGGAGACTGCGCAGCCTGCACAGCATATTAGCAATTCATGGCAATGAGTccctgaaacaaaaggaaattaaagatcTAATAATTAGGACAATGCTGTCACAAGCCTGAACAcaattttgtgttggtttgtagGCCTCATACGACCCTCTCGTCAGACTAGGGTAGAGACTTGTCTTTATAGTGGAAGTCAGACTAGGGTAGGGACTTGTCTTTATACtcttcaaagcatttaaaatatactgtagAAATAATGATTGTTAGATCAATAGCTACAGCTTATCAACTTGCCTGAGAACAGCCATGCCCTCCAGCCTCTATCATTGGACGTCAACGGAGGGACCCTGACCCAGCCATCAGTAAAACCTAGTTGCCTGGAATTGCATGTCTCCAAAGGCAACTCTCAGAAGAAGAACGTATATTCTGTGAGATGCGATGTTTTCTCCTTACCTAATGGTGACATCTGTTTCAAGACCATCCGCACCATGTTCAATTGTCTTCTGAAATGACATCTCAGTGTTTTCTGgtgccagctgaaaaaaaaaaaaaaaagcacatgagCAGATCACTTTCAACCACGCTCTGGATGACTCTATAAGTACTTTCTGTCTTTTTGTAACACCTCTGGTTTTTATTAAGGGAATTGTTCCCTTACAGTCTAACGATAGACTGTTGTTAAAGTCTACTCATTGTTTTCTTCCACTTTAGCCACCAAGCCCATCTTGCCACTCAGGAACAGCGCTATCCTTGTTAGCAAACCCATGCAGTGATGCCTTTGGCACGCAGCTCCGGATGGAAAtgtctccccttccaccctccacagatttcatgcaaaaaaacccaagatgatGATGAAGGCAGCAAGACACAGGAGGAAGGAATGACGTAAAATAACTTCTCCAGACCTACCATTGGTGCTCCACGGTGTCCAATGAGGGCTGGCTTTGGTCCAAGTGTCCCCGTCTCTCTGATGCAAGGAGAGTACATCCCCAGAGGtatcaagaaaagaaagagaaggatagCCAGGTATGGACCAACAATTATCACCTGAACAACTGAAAGAATTTGAAGGAGGAAGGCTAGAG
Above is a window of Larus michahellis chromosome 1, bLarMic1.1, whole genome shotgun sequence DNA encoding:
- the GDPD4 gene encoding glycerophosphodiester phosphodiesterase domain-containing protein 4; its protein translation is MEASSTSLKRLKFGKLKVVRRRLLQRYEHQPFISCLAGFYSCRWKRYQRRKTEPGKCCCKTRECVFFPLLVGAFCFSLVFLYMWGEAKNDYNNFDWYNYGNLGFWFLWSLVLLIVAAILFMYITLLLVLAMCLLAEGQQLYLHWSHKIGTFLVLGFSVTALFILSILWGDQWKTVRLSFQITAPYLHIGAITIMVLLSWPVALHAIRADKKVVQVIIVGPYLAILLFLFLIPLGMYSPCIRETGTLGPKPALIGHRGAPMLAPENTEMSFQKTIEHGADGLETDVTISYDGVPFLMHDSTLRRTTNIKEVYPNDTAQNAALFSWDTLQELNAGTWFLKDKPFSCMGSLSRADQNQAMNQSIYKLSNFLRLADSQNKLVIFDLYRPPEKHPYRNSWINRTLEVILNESGIRPHLVLWLENDMRSFVQSVAPGFQQTMGSKAPVEDLLMDNIVKLNLAYTEMSSEDIRTYAKVNITTNLYVVNEPWLFSLAWCSGAHSVTTNAVHTLKNLSQPLFLMTPQQYNIMWILTDLTSVLLISLIFALHWWRERSFSCCAHDGGPVLESGTYNKFRTELSDMPAIMA